The Streptomyces sp. DG1A-41 genomic sequence CGCCACAGAGCCGCCCGCATGCCCGACTGGACCCGCCGCCTCACCCGCGAACTGGACACCTTCGCCGAGCACAACGCCACGACCACCCTCCCCGTTCCCATCGCCCTGAACCAACCCCCCGAGCCCCTCCGCCTGGGCCCCTCCGACGACGCCGAATGGGCGGCCTTCGCCGCGGAAGCCCTCCTCCGAGCCGGCGACGACACCGCCTTCAACGACCTCAGCCGGGAACGCCGCACCCGAGCCGCGATCGACCTCACCTGGAACGCCATCGCCTGCGAGGTGGCCGCGGCAGCGGACCGCGCTCCGGAGATCGAGTCCGCCGTCCTCCCCCTGCGCGCCCGCATCTCCGTCCGCGCCGGCCTCGGCAACCTCGCCACCGGCCTGCGCCCGCCCGCCACCGGCCACGACAACCCCCACTACTTCGACGACGCGGCCTGCGTACGCGCCTGCGTCCTGGCCGTGGCCCACCCGGGCGACCCCCGACGCGCCGCCGACCTCGCCGAGTTCGACGCCCGCTACACCCAGGACGGCGACGGCGTCCACGGCGCCCGGGCGATGGCGGCGGCCCTCGCCCTCGCCCTGGCCGGCGCGGACGTCGACGCCTGCGTCACGGCGGCCCTCGCCGAACTCCCCGAGGAGACGGAGATCGGCCGCAACGCCCGGCACGCCCTGAAGCTCGCGGCCGACGCGGACAGCGCCTTCTCCCTGGTCCCGCCCCTGGAACACCAGATCGTCGACCACGTCTACAGCTACGGCATCGCCGCCGCCGAAACGGTCCCGGTCGCCCTAGCCCTGGCCACAGCGGCCCGCGGCCGCATCGCGGAGGCGGTCCCGGCGGCGGCCTGCCTGTCCCGCGTCGCGGACTCCGCCCCGGCCCTGGCGGGCGCCCTCACCGGCGCGCTGGGCGGCGGCGCCTCGATCCCGGCCTCCTGGCGGGAGACCTGCCGCACCCTCTCCGGCTGCGTCCTCCCCCGCCTCACCGGCACCGACCTCGTGGAACTCGCCGAACTCCTGGAAGCCGCACAACCGGCCCGCCCCGGTGGATGATGCGGCCATGAAGCCCAAACCGCACCAAAACGCCAC encodes the following:
- a CDS encoding ADP-ribosylglycohydrolase family protein, with the translated sequence MTPHEPAAADGEVAPRETRTPRVTVAGGARVGDKKAEGLLLGLAAGDAAGWPAARHRAARMPDWTRRLTRELDTFAEHNATTTLPVPIALNQPPEPLRLGPSDDAEWAAFAAEALLRAGDDTAFNDLSRERRTRAAIDLTWNAIACEVAAAADRAPEIESAVLPLRARISVRAGLGNLATGLRPPATGHDNPHYFDDAACVRACVLAVAHPGDPRRAADLAEFDARYTQDGDGVHGARAMAAALALALAGADVDACVTAALAELPEETEIGRNARHALKLAADADSAFSLVPPLEHQIVDHVYSYGIAAAETVPVALALATAARGRIAEAVPAAACLSRVADSAPALAGALTGALGGGASIPASWRETCRTLSGCVLPRLTGTDLVELAELLEAAQPARPGG